From Plasmodium chabaudi chabaudi strain AS genome assembly, chromosome: 12, the proteins below share one genomic window:
- a CDS encoding fam-a protein (term=structural;date=20130213;qualifier=method_new=gene model added based on homology and RNASeq;curatorName=ucb@sanger.ac.uk;~term=annotation;date=20130405;qualifier=removed_product=Pc-fam-1 protein;qualifier=added_product=fam-a protein;curatorName=ucb@sanger.ac.uk;~term=annotation;date=20110527;qualifier=removed_product=conserved Plasmodium chabaudi protein, unknown function;qualifier=added_product=erythrocyte membrane antigen 1;curatorName=ucb@sanger.ac.uk;~term=structural;date=20150820;qualifier=method_merge=merged PCHAS_1200800 with PCHAS_1200850 based on RNASeq;curatorName=ucb@sanger.ac.uk;~pfam_scan;Pfam:PF07418.7; E()=5.0E-16;score=59.0;query 28-203;description=PCEMA1;~iprscan;InterPro:IPR010882 : Acidic phosphoprotein PCEMA1;Pfam:PF07418; score=1.2E-9;query 1-61;description=Acidic phosphoprotein PCEMA1;~iprscan;InterPro:IPR010882 : Acidic phosphoprotein PCEMA1;Pfam:PF07418; score=1.6E-14;query 187-392;description=Acidic phosphoprotein PCEMA1;~iprscan;InterPro:IPR010882 : Acidic phosphoprotein PCEMA1;Pfam:PF07418; score=1.1E-12;query 64-206;description=Acidic phosphoprotein PCEMA1;~iprscan;InterPro:IPR006486 : Plasmodium yoelii subtelomeric PYST-A;TIGR_TIGRFAMS:TIGR01599; score=1.2E-62;query 222-430;description=Plasmodium yoelii subtelomeric PYST-A;~iprscan;Superfamily:SSF55961; score=2.56E-14;query 240-433;description=null), giving the protein MNVMSVSLISLIIFNVVLAKNTSYSGTPTNSCSLLEEKTKKTHKTTEESVNVRGKGPYEEDYEEGYEENYEDMIKDIFMPLKNNHQHSQNNSHKQDEAPPPVSKGPKKQKFTEKRQLRTLNENKEICQKPKDLLCVDPEKDTKIESKTKSKTKSKTESKTESKIESKTESKTESKTESKIESKTESKTESKTESKTESKIESKTESKTESKKTYSTSEEIYEQNEHLLCTNPKETKEAIEFMDEAVMHLVHHATNEDDYIFDAQNCYDNMFYYKKKYKGKINFEKIICISNSPNKYDTKINKLWDPQNPGLFNHFSFKVKIVRVYNPDLVMIQKRFKDSICGRWKYFNALVKKTQLSEDTTVIAMSSANINDHNPSKKEYKNTIVESANLFKTDIESEDDIRNGKLKKTFVNIAGYLIKKTNKSVTTTFVTSINGYSQF; this is encoded by the exons ATGAATGTAATGTCAGTAAGCCTAATTTccttaataatatttaatgttGTTTTAGCAAAAAACACTTCTTATTCAGGGACCCCCACGAATTCC tgtTCATTATTggaagaaaaaacaaaaaaaaccCATAAGACGACAGAAGAATCAGTTAATGTTAGAGGTAAGGGACCATATGAAGAAGACTATGAAGAAGGCTATGAAGAAAACTATGAAGATATGATAAaggatatttttatgcCTCTTAAGAACAATCATCAACACAGCCAAAATAATTCACATAAACAAGATGAAGCCCCTCCTCCAGTATCTAAGGGGcctaaaaaacaaaaatttacaGAAAAACGACAATTACGTacattaaatgaaaataaagaaatatgtCAAAAACCCAAGGACTTATTGTGTGTCGATCCAGAAAAAGATACAAAAATTGAATCAAAAACTAAATCAAAAACTAAATCAAAAACTGAATCAAAAACTGAATCAAAAATTGAATCAAAAACTGAATCAAAAACGGAATCAAAAACGGAATCAAAAATTGAATCAAAAACTGAATCAAAAACGGAATCAAAAACTGAATCAAAAACGGAATCAAAAATTGAATCAAAAACTGAATCAAAAACTGAATCCAAAAAAACGTATTCTAC TTCagaagaaatatatgaacaaaacGAGCACCTATTATGTACCAATCCAAAAGAAACTAAAGAAGCGATCGAATTTATGGACGAAGCTGTAATGCATTTAGTGCATCATGCAACAAATGAAgatgattatatatttgatgcgcaaaattgttatgataatatgttttattataaaaaaaaatataaaggaaaaataaattttgaaaaaattatatgtataagtAATAGTCCGAATAAG TAtgatacaaaaataaacaagtTATGGGATCCCCAAAATCCTGGTTTGTTTAATCATTTCTCTTTTAAAg taaaaaTTGTCCGTGTGTACAATCCAGATTTAGTAATGATACAAAAACGTTTCAAAGATTCGATCTGTGGTCGTTGGAAGTATTTTAATGCTTTAGTCAAAAAAACTCAA cTATCAGAAGACACAACTGTAATTGCTATGTCTTcagcaaatataaatgatcaCAACCCTTCCAagaaagaatataaaaacacaATCGTAGAAAGCGCAAATTTATTCAAAACTGATATAGAATCTGAAGATGATATTAGAAAcggaaaattaaaaaaaacatttgtTAACATAGCTGGATAccttattaaaaaaacaaataaatctGTTACCACCACTTTTGTCACATCT ATTAATGGATATTCTcaattttaa
- a CDS encoding fam-a protein (term=structural;date=20111002;qualifier=method_exon=changed gene model, changed coordinates of exon 2 and exon 4 based on RNASeq;curatorName=ucb@sanger.ac.uk;~term=annotation;date=20130405;qualifier=removed_product=Pc-fam-1 protein;qualifier=added_product=fam-a protein;curatorName=ucb@sanger.ac.uk;~pfam_scan;Pfam:PF07418.7; E()=8.2E-6;score=25.4;query 65-214;description=PCEMA1;~iprscan;InterPro:IPR010882 : Acidic phosphoprotein PCEMA1;Pfam:PF07418; score=8.4E-6;query 65-214;description=Acidic phosphoprotein PCEMA1;~iprscan;InterPro:IPR006486 : Plasmodium yoelii subtelomeric PYST-A;TIGR_TIGRFAMS:TIGR01599; score=4.1E-50;query 56-253;description=Plasmodium yoelii subtelomeric PYST-A;~iprscan;Superfamily:SSF55961; score=1.79E-16;query 65-257;description=null) — MNKFYIQISLFLLSIFAYANNEALAAEYDPRQPTNLRTRYPTSGKIHEKNSHQSSSYHDYISEIEIMDEAVKHLEYHATNKNGYEVYLQNPNDSISYYVKKFNDQTDILKVNLNIYSANQYDGIVNRIWDPKSPNFFNKGNVEIIHEYNPNLVLIRQFCEQDSKYYHKYFYALVKKAQISKDKAIIAMTSVDIFDANPSSKEPKNPIVKKADLFHGYVYPEYYILCKECKKIYVNLAGYLIEKKGDDLEITYIESIEGHSSI, encoded by the exons atgaataaattttatattcaaatatctttatttcttttaagcATTTTCGCATATGCGAATAATGAAGCCCTTGCAGCTGAGTATGATCCAAGGCAACCTACAAACTTAAGAACTCGTTATCCTAC TTCAGGAAAAatacatgaaaaaaatagccaCCAATCGAGTAGTTATCACGATTATATATCAGAGATCGAAATTATGGACGAAGCTGTAAAACATTTAGAATACCATGCTACAAACAAAAATGGTTATGAAGTATATCTACAAAATCCAAATGATAGTATATCttattatgtaaaaaaatttaacgACCAGACAGATATTCTAAAagttaatttaaatatttattctgCCAATCAG TATGATGGCATAGTAAACAGGATATGGGATCCCAAAAGCcccaattttttcaataaagGCAATGTGGAAA tTATCCATGAGTACAATCCAAATTTAGTATTGATACGTCAATTTTGCGAACAAGATTCTAAATActatcataaatatttttatgctttAGTCAAAAAAGCTCAA ATATCAAAAGACAAAGCTATAATTGCCATGACTTCAGTAGATATATTTGATGCGAACCCTTCCAGCAAAGAACCTAAAAATCcaatagtaaaaaaagcAGATTTATTCCATGGTTACGTATATCctgaatattatattctatGTAAagaatgtaaaaaaatatatgtgaaCTTAGCTGGATACCtcattgaaaaaaaaggcGATGATCTTGAAATCACCTATATCGAATCG aTCGAAGGACATTCTTCCATTTAA
- a CDS encoding fam-c protein (term=structural;date=20130213;qualifier=method_exon=added exon 1 based on homology and RNASeq;curatorName=ucb@sanger.ac.uk;~term=annotation;date=20130213;qualifier=removed_product=pyst-c1 homologue, putative;qualifier=added_product=plasmodium exported protein, unknown function;curatorName=ucb@sanger.ac.uk;~term=annotation;date=20130407;qualifier=removed_product=Plasmodium exported protein, unknown function;qualifier=added_product=fam-c protein;curatorName=ucb@sanger.ac.uk;~;query 1-4; ~;query 5-22; ~;query 23-241; ~tmhmm; query 1-242; ~pfam_scan;Pfam:PF09690.6; E()=1.5E-22;score=78.9;query 27-83;description=PYST-C1;~iprscan;InterPro:IPR006488 : Plasmodium yoelii subtelomeric PYST-C1;TIGR_TIGRFAMS:TIGR01601; score=2.9E-31;query 1-81;description=Uncharacterised domain PYST-C1, N-terminal;~iprscan;InterPro:IPR006488 : Plasmodium yoelii subtelomeric PYST-C1;Pfam:PF09690; score=1.5E-22;query 27-83;description=Uncharacterised domain PYST-C1, N-terminal): MNKRIFSYVCVVLYALLVVSIHCSEQKASDVRNKSVRSTKEISGCDEQNGIESKRELQLNNNNNCDIKYDEDDEGDIDDKDYKDEAYGHEYVNEDDIYNRKYVNNDVDDRGLNYLNTFQKNKKIKIKKTTSYSKELLTHPHNQIIEASSNNDDLAYKAALEKMNSLDDYIAKNLAVLRFSSLFRQTSKIELSNDKEYPPNATFSVRNMLHEFDEKYQKPLIRLLFIITDIDKCPQNSETNE; the protein is encoded by the exons atgaataaaaggATATTTAGTTATGTTTGTGTCGTCTTGTATGCCCTTTTGGTTGTATCAATACATTGCTCTGAACAGAAA GCATCTGATGTAAGAAATAAAAGTGTTCGGAGTACCAAAGAAATAAGTGGATGTGACGAACAGAATGGCATAGAATCTAAAAGAGAACtccaattaaataataacaataattgcgatattaaatatgatgAAGATGATGAAGGTGATATAGATGATAAAGATTATAAAGATGAAGCATATGGTCATGAATATGTCAATGaagatgatatatataatcgtaaatatgttaataatGATGTAGATGACAGAGGacttaattatttaaatacatttcaaaaaaataaaaaaataaaaataaaaaaaacaacttCATATAGTAAAGAACTCTTAACACATCCACATAATCAAATAATTGAAGCATCTTCAAATAACGATGATTTAGCTTATAAGGCAGCATTGGAAAAGATGAATTCTCTGGATGACTATATTGCAAAAAATCTAGCTGTTTTAAGGTTTTCGTCACTTTTTAGACAAACATCAAAAATAGAACTTTCAAATGATAAAGAATATCCTCCTAATGCAACATTTTCGGTGAGAAATATGTTGCATGAATTCGatgaaaaatatcaaaaaccTTTAATacgtttattatttataataacagATATAGACAAATGTCCCCAAAATTCAGaaacaaatgaataa
- a CDS encoding fam-a protein (term=annotation;date=20130405;qualifier=removed_product=Pc-fam-1 protein;qualifier=added_product=fam-a protein;curatorName=ucb@sanger.ac.uk;~;query 264-264;GPI_cleavage_site_score=0.684;~pfam_scan;Pfam:PF07418.7; E()=1.0E-17;score=64.5;query 45-222;description=PCEMA1;~iprscan;InterPro:IPR010882 : Acidic phosphoprotein PCEMA1;Pfam:PF07418; score=1.1E-17;query 45-222;description=Acidic phosphoprotein PCEMA1;~iprscan;InterPro:IPR006486 : Plasmodium yoelii subtelomeric PYST-A;TIGR_TIGRFAMS:TIGR01599; score=3.3E-66;query 53-258;description=Plasmodium yoelii subtelomeric PYST-A;~iprscan;Superfamily:SSF55961; score=1.25E-20;query 69-271;description=null), with translation MNKFYIKNVFFLLSIFVYVNNKTLASELAPGKDTSPKLTCHYPADNSEEIYVKNTHLLCINPEETKNADELMNEAITHLKYHATSIDGYELCVKYPNNNTLYYKKKHGNNTYIEKNHFKIYSSGMYNGVINRLWDPDRPNFYNNGYVKIVRVYNPNLVMIQQRYEKDSKGRQKYFYALVKIAQISEDETIIVMISGNINDHNPSNKEYKNTIVESANLFTAEIDSEEDIRKGKLKKVFVNIAGYLIEKKNMRVDITYVESMHGNASIYQKCIIRKALDYFLPHK, from the exons atgaataaattttatattaaaaatgtcttttttcttttaagcATTTTCGTATAtgtgaataataaaactcTTGCATCTGAGCTTGCTCCAGGAAAAGATACATCGCCCAAATTAACATGTCATTATCCTGC tgATAACTCAGAAGAAATATACGTGAAAAACACGCACCTATTATGCATCAATCCAGAAGAAACCAAAAATGCGGATGAGCTTATGAACGAAGCTATAACACATTTAAAATACCACGCTACAAGTATAGATGGTTATGAATTATGTGTAAAATAtcctaataataatacactttattataaaaaaaagcatgGAAACAATACctatattgaaaaaaatcattttaaaatttatagttCCGGCATG TATAATGGAGTAATAAACAGGTTATGGGATCCCGATCGTCccaatttttacaataatgGATATgttaaaa ttgTCCGTGTCTACAATCCAAATTTAGTAATGATACAACAACGTTACGAAAAAGATTCTAAAGGCCGtcagaaatatttttatgctttAGTCAAAATAGCTCAA aTATCAGAAGATGAAACTATAATTGTCATGATTTCtggaaatataaatgatcaCAACCCTTCcaataaagaatataaaaacacaATCGTAGAAAGCGCAAATTTATTCACAGCTGAAATTGATTCTGAAGAGGATAttagaaaaggaaaattaaagaaaGTGTTTGTTAACATAGCTGGATAccttattgaaaaaaaaaatatgcgcGTTGATATCACCTATGTTGAATCT ATGCATGGAAATGCTTCCATTTATCAAAAGTGCATTATTAGAAAAGCTTTAGATTATTTTCTCCCTCATAAATGa